A region from the Geobacter benzoatilyticus genome encodes:
- a CDS encoding HU family DNA-binding protein: MTKAELVDAVAKSANLTKAAADKAVGAVICAVSDALKKGDKVTLVGFGSFEVSTRKARTGRNPQTGKEIKIAAAKVPKFRPGKALKDAVAAKKK; encoded by the coding sequence ATGACCAAAGCTGAACTCGTGGATGCCGTAGCGAAATCTGCCAATCTCACAAAAGCTGCCGCCGACAAGGCTGTAGGGGCCGTTATCTGCGCTGTAAGCGATGCCCTCAAAAAGGGTGACAAAGTGACTTTGGTTGGATTCGGAAGCTTCGAGGTGTCCACCCGCAAGGCCCGCACCGGCCGCAATCCGCAAACAGGCAAAGAAATCAAGATTGCCGCCGCCAAGGTTCCCAAGTTCCGGCCCGGCAAGGCTCTCAAGGATGCCGTTGCTGCAAAGAAAAAATAA